The DNA region CATTACCAAAGTAATTACTCAAAATATGAAAACAGTCACCATAGATTTTGGTGAGGGTTGTGAACTACGTAATGGTAATTTTGTAAGTGGTGCAATTATTATGGAATATGAAAAAAATCCTGAAGTTGCTACCAAAACTATTTCTTATACATACAGAAATTTCTATTTCAATAGAAAGCATGTTGAGGGCGGCGGTTCTATTTTAAGAGAACGAATGAATTCAAATGGAAATCCTCAATCTACAAAAACATTTGATGTTACTGTTACATGGCCAGATGAATCATATGCAAAAAAAGAAGGTGTCAAAATTAGAGAAATGATTGAAGGTAAAGGGACAAAAGCTTGGGGAGATAATGTGTTTTTAATTACGGGAAATTGGAAATTTACAAGGAAAAATGGTACTGTTTTATCCGCTACAGTTATTGAAGCATTAAGAAGAGAGTTAGCTTGTAAATTTTTGGTAAGTGGAGTTATTGAACTCGTTAAAAATGAAAATACCGCATTGCTATATTACGGAGATGGTAGCTGTGACGATTTAGCCACAATAAGTGTTAATGGAGGACCTAGAAGAGAAATTCATTTAAGTAATTTATAAAGAGGAAATTGTATTTTGAGTTTGAGCCTACAAAATTGTACAATTTTGTAGGCTTTTTATTTCTGCTCTTCTTTTTTTTCTCCTCTAATCGGTAAGTTTTGAATTAAATCAATATATAAATTGATTTGTTTTTTTAAATCTTTACGCTCTATAATTTTATCTAAAAACCCGTGTTCTAAGACAAATTCAGAACGTTGAAAGCCTTCAGGTAAATCTTTACCAACAGTGTCTCTTACAACTCGTGGTCCAGCGAAAGCAACAAGAGCATTAGGTTCTGCAAAGTTAACATCTCCTAGCATAGCATATGAGGCTGTTGTACCTCCAGTTGTAGGATCAGTACACAAAGAAATATAAGGAACACCAACTTCAGCCAATTGTGCCAATTTAGCCGATGTTTTTACCAATTGCATTAAAGAATAAGAAGCTTCTTGCATTCTTGCCCCGCCCGATTTAGAAATTAACAAAAAAGGAATTTTGTTCTTGATGGAATACTCAATAGCTCTAGCAATCTTTTCACCGACAACACTACCCATAGAACCTCCGATAAATGAAAAATCCATCGCGGCAATAACCAATTCTTTACCATAAGATTTGCCTACCGCGGTTCTAATGGCATCTTTTAATTTTGTTTTTTCTTGGGCTTCTTTTAGTCGGTCGGTATATTTTTTAGTGTCTTCAAACTTTAAAGGATCCTTGGCGGTAATCTTTGCATTTAGTTCTTCGTATTTATTTTCATCAAACAAAATTTCAAAATACTCATTACTTCCAATTCTTACATGATAGCCATCCTCTGGACTCACATAAAAATTTTCTTTCAACTCATCCGTATCCACTATTTTACCACTAGGCGTTTTGTACCAAAGTCCTTTAGGTACATCCTTTTTATCCTCAGTAGCAGTTTGAATTCCCTTATCTTTTCTTTTAAACCAAGACGACATATTGTATAATTTTTATAAGATGCAAGTTAATAAAAAATAAGAAAGCCCAATAAAAAATCTATTTTATTGGGCTTTCTTGATAAAAAGTCTTTTACAATGTATCTACGTTATTTAAGTCTTCAAAAGCTTTTTTAAGTCTTTCAACAAAAGTAATCTCTCCTTTACGTAGCCAAACTCTTGGGTCATAATGTTTCTTATTAGGAGAATCTGCTCCGTCAGGACTACCAATTTGCGATTTCAAATAATCAGCTTTTTCGTTCATATAATCTCTAACACCAGTCATAAAAGCATATTGCATATCCGTATCAATATTCATTTTTATAACGCCATAACCAATAGCTTCTCTAATTTCTTCAACGGTTGAGCCAGACCCGCCATGGAAAACAAAATCGATATGATTATGCTCTACACCGTATTTTTCAGAAATATATTCTTGTGAATTTTTAAGAATTTTTGGGGTTAACTTTACGTTACCAGGCTTATAAACACCGTGGACGTTACCAAAGGCAGCAGCAACGGTAAATTTATCGCTCACTTTTGAGAGTTCTTCATAAGCGTAAGCTACTTCTTCTGGTTGCGTGTATAATTTAGATTCGTCAACATCACTATTATCAACCCCGTCTTCTTCACCACCTGTAATACCCAATTCAATTTCTAAGGTCATTCCCATTTTACTCATACGAGCCAAATATTTTTTACAGATTTCGATGTTTTCCTCTATCGGTTCTTCGGAAAGGTCTATCATATGGCTACTGTACAACGGCTTACCTGTTTCTTTGTAATGTTGTTCGCTAGCATCTAACAAACCATCTATCCAAGGTAGCAATTTCTTTGCACAATGATCTGTATGCAAAATTACTGGAACACCATAAGCTTCCGCCAATAAATGGATGTGCTTAGCACCAGCTATAGCACCGACTATGGCAGCTTTTTGATTTTCGTTACTTAGACCTTTACCCGCATTGAACTGAGCACCTCCGTTGGAGAACTGAATGATAACTGGAGCATTCAAATCTCTAGCTGTTTCTAGTACTCCATTTATAGTATTTGATCCTATTACATTGACCGCCGGTAGAGCAAATCCTTTTTGCTTTGCATAGTTAAAAATCTCTTGTACTTGGTCGCCCGTAGCAACTCCTGGTTTTATATTGTGAGCCATAATTTATTGATTGTTGTTGAACTACAAAATTACGAAATTTAAATTAGGATGTGCGTGTGAGTATGTCTAAAAATACGAAAACGTTGTATTTTACGGTGAATACTTTTGATGTTACAGAATCTATTGTTTTTAACTAAAGAAAGTCTAACGGCCAGAGGCTACGCAACCAACCTAAAATGGATAATTGATGCCTATATTATAAACAGCATTACCAAAGTTGTAATTTTGAAACCACTTATTGTTAGTATCGAGATAGGGTTCATAGGTTTTAAACCCAGCATCTAAACGCAATACCAAGAAGCTGAAATCATAACGAATACCAAACCCAGAGCCTACGGCAATATCCTTTAATGAAGATAGTCCGTTAAATTTCCCTTTGCTAGAGGTAACATTTGAATTTGTAATATCCCAAATATTACCTGCATCAACAAAAAGAGCACTATAAAAATTGTTGACCAACTGAAAACGGTACTCTAAATTTGAAGTTAGTTTTAAACTTCCTACATTAAATTCCAAACCACTTCTTTCAGAACCTGGCCCTAGTTTAAAAGTATTCCAAGCTCTTATATCATTAGATCCGCCAGCACGATAACTCCGACTAAAAGGTATATCAGAATTTCCAATAGGAAAAGCTGCACCAATAAATGTTCTATGTACTAACGATGTATTTGAATTTACTGCCCAATACTTTTTATATTCAACTTCGGTTTTTAAATATTGAGCTATATCTAGACCAAAAAGCTGCTTTTTTGAACCGTCTGTTGGTTCTTTAACAAAAAGTGAGGTAATATTTCCCGAAGAAATTAATCTTGCAGTAAAACCCGAAAAGCTATTGTCGGTAAAACCCTCTCTGTTACTGTAATTATAGGTGTAAGACATTACAGGCACCAACACATCTTCCGTTAAAATACTTCTGCGTTCTTCAACATCTTTAGCTTTTTCATATTCCTCTGGATTGGAAATTGAAAACCCCTGATTAGGATCAATTAGATAACCAAGATAATTACTATGTTTTAAATCGTCTTTTGTAATATCAAACAATGGTATTATTTCTCCATTTTCATTGGTATAAGTTAGATCTGGAACAATAACTTCAGCTATTTTATTAAGCTTCCTAGCTTCTGACCTGAAAATTGTAAAATACCTATCGGTTCGTAAATGATTTATATACTGTACATTTAATAATTCAAATTTGTGATCTGTTGTATTAGAACTCTGCCAAGTATAGCCAATACCACCCGTAATATTTTGTCTATCTAAACCAATATTACGCTGTAGAGCAATACTTAAACCAATATTGGTCTTAGGTGTCATTCTTTTCGGAATAATACCGTTGGTGTTTATTGGAAATAAGATTCTTGGAATTTTTAAGGTAGCACTTGAACCGACTTCCCAAGCATTAAAGAGTTTAGAATTGTCAGAGATTTCTCTGGCAACATTTAAAAAAGAGCCTTGAAAGGATAATTCTAATACCTCTGCCCCTCTAAATACATTTCTGTTCAGCCACGAAAGCTTTCCTAAAATACCAAATGGTTTTATATTAGAGGTTATATACTCGTTATCAAACCCAAAAGAATATTTTTTTTGCGGTGTTAAATTTATGTCGGCTCTAAGTGAGCCATCAGCTTTTTCTTTATAAATAATATCTAACGAAGGTTTAAAATTTTGAAGCTCTCTTAAATATTTCCTTGTTAGTTGACCTTCGGTAGCCCTGTAAATGCTATCGGGTTGAATTATTATAGAATTTGCCAAATATTTTGGATTATATGCCAATTTTTCTGATGCATAAAAATTATAGCCTTTATACGACTTATGGTCTTTGTAATCTTCTATATCCCTTTTTTCAGTATAAGTAAAATCAGTAAATACATTTACTTCACTTACTTTTCTGATCTTAAATGGTTCTGTGTAAGCACTATCGTTTTCCTCTACAATTCTGTCATTTATTTCTAAAAGCACACTGGTTTTGTATGGTGATAACCCCAATGTATCTATCCAATATTCCATATTATTTTTTCCAAAATAATATACACCAGAATTTCTGAAAATATTTATAAGGCGATTTTCTTCATTTTCAAACTTGGTATAATCAATTTGATCATCCACAACAACCATTGATTTGTCTTTGTGTAATTGATATAGCGAATCCAATACAGGCGAACTGATTTCAGTTGTAAGGCTATCTATAAAATAAGGATTGTTTTTAGTAACTAAATAATCTACCGTAATTTTCTGATTGTCTTTTTTTATTTGTTTAAAAGTGACCTCAGCATCAAAATAACCCTTACTCTGATAATATTTGGTCAAAGAGTTTGCTGATTTTTTAATTTTTGTGCTATCTGAAATTACCGGGGCGTTACCGTTTTTTAAAAACCAAGCGTTTATGCCATTATAAGCTTTCTCTAAAGCCTTTACCTGCTTTTTAGAAAAAACATTAGCTAATTTTTGTTCTCTGTTGGGTTTTTTATCTAACCACTCTTGAAATTTAATTTCATAGTTAGGTTTAGCAAAATTGTAAATATGTAAAGAAATAGGTACTCCGAGTATTTTTGTATTTGGGGTTTGTCTTAAATAACTAAGAACATCTGGATTATTAATCTTTTTATCATCAACTATAATCGTGTTTTTTGACAACAGATATTTATCCTCAGGAATTCGTTTGGTTGCACTACAAGAAATAATAACTACAGTTATTATTATAAATACTATTATTTTAGCAAAATAGTTAAGCAATACAATTTTAGATTTAAAGGGTTCCCGTTTTCACGGGAATGACATGAATGATTCAATTTTTTTATACAAACACCAAAAATACTACTATTTGAATGTTAAGCAAAAATGAACTCAAGTTAATAACGAGTTTACAGCGAAAAAAGTACCGAATTCAGCATCAATTGTTCGTTGCTGAGGGCATAAAGGTTGTAAACGAATTTTTAAACTCCAATCTTCAAATCCAAAAATTATTTTGTGTTGAAGATTATTACCAATCAATATCAAAATATAAGCCAGAACTCATTTCTGAAAAAGAATTATTAAAACTTAGTAGCTTATCAACACCCAACAAGGTTATTGGCGTTTTTAAAATTCCTCAAAATGGTATTTTACAGACAAAAGGGTTAATAGTTGCTTTAGATGCTATTAACGATCCAGGAAATTTAGGTACAATTATTAGGTTATGTGACTGGTTTGGTGTATCTCAACTAGTATGCTCATCTGACACTGTTGATTGTTACAATAGCAAAGTGGTACAAGCATCTATGGGTTCTTTAGCCCGAACATCAATTGTTTACACAGATTTAAAAAACTATTTAGGCAATACAGAAATGCTTATTTACGGTGCGGTAATGGATGGGGATAACGTAAACAATACTAAATTGGGAAAAAACGGAATTTTGGTAATGGGCAACGAATCCAATGGTATTTCTCCGGAAATAGAAAAGTTATTAAGTCATAAAATAACTATTCCAAGGTATAGTAAAGATAATACTCCCGAAAGCTTGAACGTAGCAACGGCAACGGCTATTTTATTGAATGAGTTCAGACGTTAAAAACTATTCAAAGGTGAGGTTTAAAAAAATGCCTCTTGTGCCATAATAGTCTATGGGCAAGGTCCAAGGGCTACTTGGATTGTCATCACGAACTATTTCGTTGTTAATTGCAAAAATTCCTCTAATAGATGGTGAAAATTTAAAGTGCGGTAGATAAAAATCTACACCTAAACCAATTTCATACATAAAGTTATTGGTTTTCATTCTAAACTCACCTTCAAAATTATCATCTGAATTTTTCTGGTTACTGGAAAAGTTATAATCGTAAGACACACCTCCAATAACAAAAGCCCGCATATTATCTAAACGGTCTGTTCTGAATTGAAGTAACAATGGAATTCTAAAATAGGTAGCAGGAACTTTTCTTACCCTATCATTTTCGGTATCAGGTATCGTTGGGTTTGAAAAAGTTAACACTTTTGAATTACTAGACAGGCCAGGTTCCAATCTTACGTTGAAATTATCATTTAGATTATAGCCTAACACTAAGCCAATATTAAAACCATACTTATCTTCAACATCTACAAAAGAGTTTTCAATTTCATAACTGATTTTAAAACTCTTTTTATTTATCCCTAAATAATACCCATAGTGGATTTTTTTCTTGTCCTTATTTTCAAGATGGATAATCTTATCTTTTTGAGCAAATGTATTGCCAATAAAAATCAGTACACTAACTATACACAAAAATGATTTGTTCATTCTTTAAATATTATATATTACAACAAAATTCTACTTCCATTTATTTTGTTGCGGTATAAATAGAGGCAGATCCAAAAGTTAAGGGTTTGTTAGTTGCATTATTAAACCCATTTTTTTCTAAAATATTGTTGAACTTTTTGCCATATGGAAAAATAGCTGCAGATTCTGGCAAATAAGTATAAGCTCTTTTGTCCTTAGAGCCTAATTTACCAATGGTTGGGATAATATATTTTGAATAAAAATTAAACAGTTGTTTTACAGGAAATTTTTCAGGTTGTGAAGTTTCTAGCACCACAAAAATTCCTTCGGGTCTTAGTACACGATGAATTTCTTGTAAGCCTTTGTCCAGATTTTCAAAATTTCGAACTCCAAAACCAACGGTTATGGCATCAAAAGTGTTGTCCTCAAAAGGCAGATTTTCAGAATCTCCAATAACCATTTCAATCAATCCCTCAAGGTTTTTCTCTTTAACCTTTTTAATCCCTACTTCTAACATTCCTTTAGAAATGTCCAGACCTACTATTTTTTCAGGTTTTAAATCTGATAACATTATGGCAAAATCACCAGTCCCTGTTGCAATGTCTAAAATGGTTTTAGGCTTTTTTTCTCCTACAATTTTAACTACTTTTTTACGCCATTTTATATCAATACCAAAGGTCATTATCCTGTTTAAGAAATCGTAATTACCCGAAACATTATCAAACATTTCAGCAACTTGCTCTTTTTTACTTAGTTCAGAATCCTTATATGGCGTAACTTTAATGCCCATACTATATTTTTTGCTCTCCTTCGTCAAGAATTTGGAGTATGAAGATGCAAAGATAAGGATTCAAGGTAAATTAATAACCTTATTAATTTTAATATAGCTACCAAATAAAACGCTTTAAATAATATAATTAGCCAAACACTTGACAAAGGGTATATGTATATTGTATATTTGCCTTCGTTTTTTTAAACCCAGCAAAACCCGTATACTACATATGAAATTATCACATTTTAAATTTGATTTACCAGAAGAATTATTAGCAAGCTACCCTTCAGAGCAACGAGATGAAGCAAGGCTAATGGTCTTAGACAGAAAAACACAAAAAATTGAACATAAGCAATTTAAAGATCTCGTACATTATTTTGATGAAGGTGATGTAATGGTTTTTAATAATACAAAGGTTTTTCCAGCAAGGCTATATGGAAACAAAGAAAAAACCGGAGCTAGAATCGAAGTTTTTTTATTACGCGAATTAAATGCAGAAAGCAGATTGTGGGATGTGTTGGTAGATCCAGCACGAAAAATTAGAATTGGTAACAAATTATTTTTTGGAGATAATGACGATTTAGTTGCAGAGGTTATCGACAACACTACTTCTAGAGGTAGAACGTTGCGATTTCTATTTGATGGATCTTACGAAGCATTTAGAAAAAAATTAAAAGAGCTAGGTGAAACTCCATTGCCAAAGTATATAAAAAGAGATGTAGAACCTATAGATGATGAAAGATACCAAACTATTTATGCAAAACATGAAGGGGCTGTTGCCGCACCTACTGCTGGGTTGCATTTCTCTAAGCATCTTTTAAAAAGATTGGAAATTAAAGGAATAAATTTGGCAGAAGTAACTTTGCATGTTGGCTTGGGTACTTTTAACCCTGTTGAAGTAGAAGATTTATCCAAACACAAAATGGATTCTGAGGAAATAGATATTCCTGAAAATGCTTCTAAAATGGTTAATACAGCAATTGATACTAAAAAAAGAGTTATAGCCATTGGTACTACGGTTATGAGAACCTTAGAAAGTTCTGTTTCCGCCGACCATCACCTTAAACCATTTAACGGATGGACAAATAAGTTTATTTTTCCACCTTACGAATTCAGTATTGCCGATGCTATGGTCACCAATTTCCATACGCCAAAATCTACATTAATGATGATGACTTCTGCATTTGCAGGCCATGATTTTCTAAAAGAGGCCTATGCTGAAGCTATTAAAGAAAAATATAATTTTTATTCTTATGGTGATGCCATGCTAATTATCTAATTAGTTTTTACCATCAAATAAAATAGAAAAGCCTTATATTCTAATGATATGAGGCTTTTTTAATACCTTTACGAAAATTGCCCAATTCAACGGGTTTAAAAAAATTGTCATTTTGAAAAAAAAATTACTTTTTATTTTTCTAATTTCCCCATTGTTAATAGCTGCTCAGGTTACTAATGAAGGGCAACCTTTAAGTTGGGGCTTAACCAATACCAAAGCAGTCATAAAACCCATACTTTTGTCTCAATCTAACCTAAAACAACTCAGGACTGAAGATGTTAAAAGTGATAAAACAAAAACTAAACCCTACAGAATCGGTGTTTCTAAAAAAGTTAATTATGGATTGCAAAATGCTGGTTTTTGGACAGATTTATCTAACGGTGACCGTATTTGGAGAATTTCATTTGTGTCAACAGACGCTCTTCATTTAAGTGTTAACTTTAATAATTTTTATCTGCCTGAGGGTAGTAACATTTATTTGTATAATAATGAAAAAACGGACTTGTTAGGTGCAATTACGTCTGCGGCCAATAATGAGAAAAATGAGTTAGGTACTTGGTTTGTAAAAGGAGATAGAATATGGATAGAATATTATGAGCCTTCAGCAGTAAAGGGTCAAGGTAAATTAAATATTGGTTCGGTTATTCATGGTTATAGACTTGGAAACACTACTCAAAAAGGATATGATGATAAATCAATTTTAAAAATAAATAACTCGGGTGATTGTAATCATGATGTTGATTGTGCTATAGGAGCTGATTTTGAAGCCAATAGAGACGAATTAAAAAAATCTGTTGCTTTTTTAAATATGGGAGATGGTTTTATTTGCTCAGGAGCTTTAATAAACAACACTGCTCAAGATAAAAAACCTTACTTTTTATCGGCTGAACATTGTTTAGAAAGAGATTCTGGAAATCCGGCAGCAAATCCTTCAATTTTTTCCATGCGTTTTAATTGGATTAGTCCAAATCCAGTTTGTGCTGCAATTAATGGTAGTACTGATTCTCCTGAAGAGTTTACAATGATGGGGTCTTCTATAAAAGCTCAATATTCTGATGCCGATATGCTATTGTTAGAGTTAAACAACCCTATTCCTAATGATTGGGATGTTACTTTTGCAGGATGGGACAGAACGGATTTTGATCCAACTTTTGAGGTTAGTATTCATCATCCTGAAGGCGATATTATGAAAATTAGTCGAGATGATACTGGAGCCAAAAAAGCAACTTCAGATGGGAAGCAAATCTGGTTAATTGGTGGTTTAAATGATGGTATTGGTGATGGAAATGGATGGGAACTCGGTGTAACCGAAGGTGGCTCTTCAGGTTCGCCTTTATTTAATCAGAATGGGCACATTATAGGGCAATTATATGGCGGAAATGCTCTTTGTACAGGCACATCAGATAACGACGATTTTGATTTGTACGGTCGTTTTGCAATAGCATGGAACAGCGGATCAACGTCAGCTACGAGATTAAGAGATTGGTTAGATCCTCAATCAAATAATGTAAGTACTCTAGACGCTTTGTCAAATACACTAAAAGTAGATGATGGTCATTTTGGGAATAATATCACGTTGTACCCAAATCCTTCAAAAGGAATTGTTAAAATAAAATTGCATGAAATGACAAATGATTTAACTTACGAAGTATATAATTTACTGGGGCAAACTTTAGTTCGTAACACTCCTATTGACAATAATACTATTGACTTAAATAATTTTTCTGATAACATTTACTTTATAAGAATAACCGAAATCGGAACTGGAAATAGTTTGGTTAAAAAGATTATTTTAGGTAAAAAATGACAAAAAAACAAGATATTAGAGCCTTAACGAAAGAGCAACTACGCGACTTTTTTGCTGAAAATAATGATAAAGCTTTTCGTGGTAACCAAGTTTATGAATGGTTATGGAGTAAGGCTACCTATTCTTTTGATGATATGACCAATATCTCAAAAGAAACAAGAACAATGTTGGAGAATAATTTTGTAATTAACCACATAGAAGTTGACCAAATGCAACGTTCTAATGATGGCACTATAAAAAATGCCATAAAGTTGCATGATAATATGATCGTCGAGTCCGTTTTAATTCCAACTGAAACCAGAACAACTGCCTGTGTTTCAAGTCAAGTTGGGTGTAGTTTAGATTGTAATTTTTGTGCTACTGCTCGCTTAAAGCGAATGCGTAATCTTAATCCTGACGAAATTTACGATCAAGTTGTAGCCATTGACAAACAAAGCCGTCTGTACCACAACCGTAAGCTATCGAATATTGTTTTTATGGGTATGGGCGAACCATTGTTAAATTATAAAAATGTATTGGCCTCAATTGAAAAAATTACGTCTGATGAGGGCCTGGGCATGTCACCAAAACGGATTACACTATCTACCGTTGGTATTCCGAAAATGATAAAAAAATTAGCAGATGATGCCGTTAAATTCAATTTAGCAGTTTCTTTACACTCAGCTATTGACGAAGTTCGGTCTAAAATGATGCCCATTAACGAAAAAAGTAATTTAGCAGAATTGTTGGAATCACTTCAATATTGGTATGCCAAAACCAAACAAAAAATAACTTTTGAATACGTAGTTTGGAAAGGTATTAACGACACCCAAAAAGATGCCAATGCCTTGGTAGATTATTGTAAAAAAGTGCCTTCAAAAGTAAATTTGATAGAATATAATGCCATTGACGATGGTGAATTTCAACAAGCCGATGATGATGCTATTGATATGTATGTAAAAATTTTAGAAGCTAACCGTATTGTTGTAAATGTTCGCCGAAGTCGAGGAAAAGATATTGATGCTGCTTGTGGACAGTTAGCTAACAAAACGTAAAAAAGTCTTCAGTCATCAGTAGGCAGTCAGTCTTACCGAGTTGAATTTTACAGATTAACCATTTCATTCCAGTTGTATCCTCTTCTCTCTGGGAAGGTTTAGGGATGGGCTTCTTTTAAAATTTCAAGGTCAATCCCACCAAAAAATTTGTTGTTGCCTGCGGATAGTATCCTGCCCCTTCAATAGTTGTTGTTTGATTTGGTACTGACCATGTATCGTCATAGGTATAATAATATCCGTTAGAAATATACTTTTTATTAAAGATATTATTTACCAAAGCTGAAACAACAATAGATTTGAATATGCTTTTAGGTTTAATCTCATAAAATAGGTTGAAATCACTCACAAAATAGGCCTCAAGTTTTGATCGTTCAGAATCTGTATTGCCCATAAATTGTTCGCCTACGTATTTACTCAAAAAAGAAAATTGCAAATTAGTAATAGGTCTATAGACTATAGCATTTGAAGCCACAATTTCTGGTGAAAAAGAAATATTGGTTTTTCCTAAATTAACCAATTGTCCATCTAATTGAGTTTTATACGCTATATTTTTATTAGAACTAAATGCAATTGCAGGTTGTATTGCAAATTGATTGTTTAGTTGTAATTGAGCATCTAACTCTAATCCTAATCGGTAACTTTCACCGCTGTTAGCTCTAATCGGCGAACCGACATCGTCTAATGCTCCGGTTAAAACTAATTGCTCATTATAGAGCATATAGTACAAATTGCTGTTAATCTTTAGGTTTCCATTACTGTATCGCCAGCCCAGTTCAAAATCGTTCAATTGTTCTGGTTTTACGTCGGCATTGGCCTCAAAATCATCTTTATTTGGTTCTCTGTTGGCTCTAGCATAAGAAAAATACAAATTATTGTTTGGGTTTAATGTATAAGTAATTCCAGCTTTTGGATTAAAAAAACTATATTTTTTGTCAAGTATTAAAGGTGTTCTATCCGAGTTTATCCCTGTGGTTTTATAGTTGAGTAATCGCAATTGCAGATCACCAAAAAGGCTAATCTTATCATTCAATTTATAAGTAGCCTTCGAAAAAAAACTTAAATCTGTTTTTTTACCATTACCATCATAATAACGTTCTCTGATGTTGTTATTTCCAGAAAACTGAGCCCAAATTATTTCTCCGAAATGATCACCATCATAATTACTATAAGATACCCCCGTGTTACTGTTAAGCCTATTGTCCTTGTAATTTACCGAGGCGTTGGCAACATAAAAATCATTATCAAGCCACTTTCGTCGTATTAAGTCGGTT from Aureibaculum sp. 2308TA14-22 includes:
- the queA gene encoding tRNA preQ1(34) S-adenosylmethionine ribosyltransferase-isomerase QueA, with protein sequence MKLSHFKFDLPEELLASYPSEQRDEARLMVLDRKTQKIEHKQFKDLVHYFDEGDVMVFNNTKVFPARLYGNKEKTGARIEVFLLRELNAESRLWDVLVDPARKIRIGNKLFFGDNDDLVAEVIDNTTSRGRTLRFLFDGSYEAFRKKLKELGETPLPKYIKRDVEPIDDERYQTIYAKHEGAVAAPTAGLHFSKHLLKRLEIKGINLAEVTLHVGLGTFNPVEVEDLSKHKMDSEEIDIPENASKMVNTAIDTKKRVIAIGTTVMRTLESSVSADHHLKPFNGWTNKFIFPPYEFSIADAMVTNFHTPKSTLMMMTSAFAGHDFLKEAYAEAIKEKYNFYSYGDAMLII
- a CDS encoding T9SS type A sorting domain-containing protein → MKKKLLFIFLISPLLIAAQVTNEGQPLSWGLTNTKAVIKPILLSQSNLKQLRTEDVKSDKTKTKPYRIGVSKKVNYGLQNAGFWTDLSNGDRIWRISFVSTDALHLSVNFNNFYLPEGSNIYLYNNEKTDLLGAITSAANNEKNELGTWFVKGDRIWIEYYEPSAVKGQGKLNIGSVIHGYRLGNTTQKGYDDKSILKINNSGDCNHDVDCAIGADFEANRDELKKSVAFLNMGDGFICSGALINNTAQDKKPYFLSAEHCLERDSGNPAANPSIFSMRFNWISPNPVCAAINGSTDSPEEFTMMGSSIKAQYSDADMLLLELNNPIPNDWDVTFAGWDRTDFDPTFEVSIHHPEGDIMKISRDDTGAKKATSDGKQIWLIGGLNDGIGDGNGWELGVTEGGSSGSPLFNQNGHIIGQLYGGNALCTGTSDNDDFDLYGRFAIAWNSGSTSATRLRDWLDPQSNNVSTLDALSNTLKVDDGHFGNNITLYPNPSKGIVKIKLHEMTNDLTYEVYNLLGQTLVRNTPIDNNTIDLNNFSDNIYFIRITEIGTGNSLVKKIILGKK
- the rlmN gene encoding 23S rRNA (adenine(2503)-C(2))-methyltransferase RlmN; the protein is MTKKQDIRALTKEQLRDFFAENNDKAFRGNQVYEWLWSKATYSFDDMTNISKETRTMLENNFVINHIEVDQMQRSNDGTIKNAIKLHDNMIVESVLIPTETRTTACVSSQVGCSLDCNFCATARLKRMRNLNPDEIYDQVVAIDKQSRLYHNRKLSNIVFMGMGEPLLNYKNVLASIEKITSDEGLGMSPKRITLSTVGIPKMIKKLADDAVKFNLAVSLHSAIDEVRSKMMPINEKSNLAELLESLQYWYAKTKQKITFEYVVWKGINDTQKDANALVDYCKKVPSKVNLIEYNAIDDGEFQQADDDAIDMYVKILEANRIVVNVRRSRGKDIDAACGQLANKT